The genomic segment TTCGACGCCGGCGCACAAAGCCTGGGCGCGATCGTCATCGAGATCGATGGCGACAATCGACGGACGCTCTTTGAGCACTCGCTGAATTTCGATCGCGACTTTCCCGAGTACGGCACCACGGCCGGCATCGTGCGCGGCGACGGACCGCACGAGATGCTGGCCTCGCCGCTGATGTGGGCGGACGCGCTGGATCGCATGATGTCGATCCTGGCGAGCGACGCCGGCATCGACATCGGGGCCATTCGTGCCATCTCTGGTGCAGCCCAGCAGCACGGCAGCGTCTACCTCAATCGCCGCGCCCGCGAGGCCTGGCGCGCGCTCGCCCACGATCGGCCACTGGTGCCCCAACTGGCCGGGACCCTCGCCCGCGGGTTGTCGCCAGTGTGGATGGACGGGTCGCGAGCCTTCGCGCGCTTCGCCGGCCCGCAGATCCGCAAGTTTCGCCAGACCAATCCCGGCGGCTACGACGCCACCACGCGCATCCACCTGGTCAGCTCGTTCATGGCCTCGCTGCTGATCGGCGCCGACGCACCGCTGGATCCGGGCGATGCGTCAGGCATGAACCTGATGGACATCCAGTCATCACGCTGGTCCGAGGCCGCGCTCGAGGCCACGGCGCCGGGGTTGGTCCTCAAGCTGCCAGAGATTCGCCCGTCGTGGACGATCGTCGGCACGCTGTCGAAGTACTGGCAGGATCGTTACGCGTTCCCTCCGGCCCAGGTCGTGGCCTGGTCGGGCGACAACCCCAGCAGCCTGGTCGGCACCGGCCTCACCGCCGAAGGCCACCTGGCCGTCTCGCTGGGCACGAGCGACAGCGTGTTCGGCTGTTCTCGCGAGCCGTGTCCCGGGGCCTCGCACGTCTTCGCGTCGCCGATGGGCGGGTATATGAACCTCGTGTGCTTTCGCAACGGCTCGCTGACGCGCGACTGGGTCAGGCGGACGCATCACCTGGACTGGAACGGCTTCTCGGCGGCGCTCGATCGCACACCGGCCGGCAACGATGGCGCCGTGATGTTGCCGTGGCTGGAAGCAGAGATCACGCCGCCGGTGGGATTCTCTGGCGTGCGGCGGTTTGGGTACGACGGCACCGATGCCGCTCGAGATGTACGAGCAGTTGTGGAAGGCCAGATGATGGCGATGGCGAACCACTCGGCGGTTATCGCCGGCGACCTCAGGAGGATCGTTGCGACCGGCGGCGCGTCCGTGAACGACGCGGTGCGGCAAGTGATGGCCGACGTGTTCGGCGCACCGGTTGACCGGTTGACCAGTGAGAACTCGGCGTGCCTCGGGGCGGCGCTCCGCGCGCTCCATGCCGACCGCCTGGCCAACGGCGAGCCGCTATCGTGGCCGAGCGTTGTGACAGGGTTCACCGATCCGCGCCAGGAAGAGCGCGTGCTGCCCAGGCTGGAGGCGGTCGAAGTGTATCGCGACCTGCGCGTGCGCTACGCGGAGCTCGAGCGCCTCCACCAGGGCCGGGCGCCTATCGGCTAACCCCGAAGGTAAACACGGTGCTGGTTTTGTACTCCTGGCCCGGCTGCAGCACCGTCGTTGGGAAGTTCGGCTGATTCGGCGAGTCAGGGTAGT from the Acidobacteriota bacterium genome contains:
- a CDS encoding FGGY-family carbohydrate kinase → MALYLGFDAGAQSLGAIVIEIDGDNRRTLFEHSLNFDRDFPEYGTTAGIVRGDGPHEMLASPLMWADALDRMMSILASDAGIDIGAIRAISGAAQQHGSVYLNRRAREAWRALAHDRPLVPQLAGTLARGLSPVWMDGSRAFARFAGPQIRKFRQTNPGGYDATTRIHLVSSFMASLLIGADAPLDPGDASGMNLMDIQSSRWSEAALEATAPGLVLKLPEIRPSWTIVGTLSKYWQDRYAFPPAQVVAWSGDNPSSLVGTGLTAEGHLAVSLGTSDSVFGCSREPCPGASHVFASPMGGYMNLVCFRNGSLTRDWVRRTHHLDWNGFSAALDRTPAGNDGAVMLPWLEAEITPPVGFSGVRRFGYDGTDAARDVRAVVEGQMMAMANHSAVIAGDLRRIVATGGASVNDAVRQVMADVFGAPVDRLTSENSACLGAALRALHADRLANGEPLSWPSVVTGFTDPRQEERVLPRLEAVEVYRDLRVRYAELERLHQGRAPIG